One window of Deltaproteobacteria bacterium genomic DNA carries:
- a CDS encoding TfoX/Sxy family protein, which translates to MASKSAFVEYLLDQLRQVDGVRARAMFGGHGIYRHDLMFGLVADDVLYLKVDARNKDAFIEAGSGPFVYEANGRRMEMSYFACPEGALDDPDELARWAGSAMDAALRTVGAKSKPKPKSPARQASSAKNRTHNQHPDGSKS; encoded by the coding sequence ATGGCGTCGAAGAGCGCCTTTGTGGAGTACCTGCTGGACCAGTTGCGCCAAGTGGACGGCGTCCGCGCCCGCGCCATGTTCGGCGGCCATGGCATTTACCGGCACGACCTCATGTTCGGGCTCGTGGCCGACGACGTGCTCTATCTCAAAGTCGACGCGCGCAACAAAGACGCCTTCATCGAGGCGGGTTCAGGCCCCTTTGTTTATGAGGCGAACGGTCGGCGCATGGAGATGTCGTATTTCGCATGCCCCGAGGGTGCGCTGGACGATCCCGACGAACTTGCTCGCTGGGCAGGGTCGGCGATGGACGCGGCCCTGCGCACCGTTGGTGCGAAGTCCAAACCGAAACCGAAATCGCCGGCGCGCCAGGCGAGTTCAGCCAAGAATCGAACGCACAATCAACATCCTGACGGGAGCAAGTCATGA
- a CDS encoding class I SAM-dependent methyltransferase, which translates to MNRIPEPNAIMDEAEQALAYTRADFADVNRRFVDRFVEHFPDFEPGRILDLGCGPADIPIRFCREMPGVTVVAVDASPAMIELARADVGVSGIASRIELRLGMVDGAAIDGAPFDAVVSNSLLHHMDDPLEFWMAIAANARSDAPILVVDLFRPPSREDARRIVDAASPNEPEILRRDFFNSLLAAYSREEIRDQLHGSGLAHLSCEIVSDRHVAVWGRAL; encoded by the coding sequence TTGAACCGAATCCCCGAACCGAACGCGATCATGGACGAAGCCGAGCAGGCGCTCGCCTATACGCGCGCCGATTTCGCCGACGTCAACCGGCGATTCGTGGATCGATTCGTCGAGCACTTTCCGGACTTCGAACCGGGCCGGATTCTGGATCTGGGTTGCGGTCCGGCGGATATCCCGATTCGTTTCTGCCGCGAAATGCCGGGCGTGACCGTCGTCGCCGTGGACGCCTCGCCCGCCATGATCGAACTCGCTCGCGCGGACGTCGGAGTTTCCGGCATCGCCTCGCGAATCGAGTTGCGGCTCGGCATGGTGGACGGTGCTGCGATCGACGGCGCGCCGTTCGACGCCGTTGTCAGCAACAGCCTGCTCCATCATATGGACGATCCGCTGGAGTTTTGGATGGCGATCGCTGCGAATGCGCGGTCCGACGCGCCGATCCTCGTCGTCGATCTGTTTCGCCCGCCGAGCCGCGAAGACGCGCGACGCATCGTGGACGCCGCGTCACCGAACGAGCCCGAAATTCTGCGGCGGGATTTCTTCAATTCGCTGCTGGCCGCGTATTCGCGCGAGGAGATTCGCGATCAACTGCACGGATCGGGGTTGGCGCACCTTTCGTGCGAGATCGTCAGCGACCGTCACGTCGCCGTGTGGGGGCGTGCGCTCTAG
- a CDS encoding dihydroxy-acid dehydratase, translated as MSRKGINANLATTGDEAFSRYMRRAFLASVGFDAEDLDRPIVGIADTSSDYVTCHRNMPEIIDAVKRGVLEAGGLPFVFPTSSLHEILMSPTTMLFRNLLAMETEEMILAHPMDAVVLVGGCDKTVPAQLMAAASANVPALIEVTGPMLTGRWRGERLGACTDCRRLWAAHRAGDLDENDIAAIEPNLCPTGGTCMVMGTASTMASLAETLGMMLPGGATPPAVTGDRLRHAVATGRMAVARARTPIRPREILTRDAFLNALTVLLALGGSTNAIVHLLAIARRAGADLSLTDVDAVSVRVPLLVDCKPAGANYMEDFHHAGGVPVLLKALEPLLRRGARVVEGGTLGDRLASSAGPAEWQSVIRTLDTPLGPTGALAVVRGSLAPEGAVIKVAAASPHLVAHTGPAVVFESPDDVARRIDDPALGITPNHVLVMRNAGPVGAGMPEAGAIPIPKYLARDGVKDMVRVSDARMSGTAYGTIVLHVSPEAAVGGPLALVRDGDPIRLDVSNRRLDLLVEDADLARRRESWRPPDPPARGYRWLHARHVTQAHLGADLDFC; from the coding sequence ATGAGTCGAAAAGGCATCAACGCGAATCTCGCCACGACGGGCGACGAGGCGTTTTCGCGGTATATGCGCCGCGCGTTTCTCGCTTCGGTGGGTTTCGACGCCGAGGATCTCGATCGGCCCATCGTGGGCATCGCCGACACGTCGTCGGACTACGTGACCTGCCACCGGAACATGCCCGAGATCATCGACGCGGTGAAACGCGGCGTGCTCGAAGCGGGCGGGCTTCCCTTCGTGTTTCCCACGTCGTCGCTGCACGAGATCCTCATGTCGCCGACGACGATGCTCTTTCGCAATCTGCTGGCGATGGAGACCGAGGAGATGATCCTCGCGCACCCCATGGACGCGGTGGTGCTTGTCGGCGGTTGCGACAAGACCGTGCCCGCGCAGCTCATGGCCGCGGCCTCGGCAAACGTACCCGCACTGATCGAGGTGACAGGGCCGATGCTGACCGGCCGATGGCGCGGCGAGCGCCTGGGCGCATGCACCGACTGCCGACGCCTTTGGGCGGCGCATCGGGCGGGCGATCTCGATGAGAACGACATCGCCGCCATCGAACCCAACCTGTGCCCCACCGGCGGGACATGCATGGTGATGGGCACGGCATCGACCATGGCGAGTCTCGCCGAGACACTCGGCATGATGCTTCCCGGCGGGGCGACGCCGCCCGCCGTGACCGGCGATCGGTTGCGTCACGCGGTGGCGACCGGGCGAATGGCGGTCGCGCGGGCGCGCACGCCAATCCGCCCGCGCGAGATTCTGACGCGCGACGCATTTCTCAACGCGCTCACGGTGCTGCTCGCGCTCGGTGGATCGACCAACGCGATCGTCCACCTGCTCGCCATTGCCCGGCGCGCGGGCGCGGACCTGTCGCTCACCGATGTGGATGCGGTGTCGGTGCGCGTGCCGCTCCTCGTGGACTGCAAGCCGGCGGGCGCGAACTACATGGAGGACTTCCACCATGCGGGCGGCGTGCCGGTCTTGCTGAAGGCGCTCGAGCCGTTGCTTCGCCGCGGAGCGCGCGTGGTCGAGGGTGGAACGCTGGGCGATCGCCTCGCGTCGTCGGCCGGGCCCGCCGAGTGGCAGTCGGTGATCCGCACCCTGGACACGCCACTGGGGCCGACCGGAGCGCTCGCCGTCGTGCGCGGCAGCCTCGCGCCGGAGGGCGCGGTCATCAAGGTCGCCGCCGCGTCACCCCATTTGGTTGCGCACACGGGACCCGCCGTCGTCTTCGAATCGCCCGACGACGTGGCGCGGCGCATCGATGATCCCGCGCTCGGCATCACGCCGAACCACGTGCTCGTCATGCGCAACGCGGGACCGGTCGGGGCGGGCATGCCGGAGGCGGGAGCGATCCCGATCCCGAAGTATCTGGCCCGCGACGGCGTCAAGGACATGGTGCGCGTGTCCGACGCGCGTATGAGCGGAACGGCGTACGGGACGATTGTGCTGCACGTTTCGCCCGAGGCGGCGGTCGGCGGGCCGCTCGCGCTCGTTCGCGACGGCGACCCCATCCGCCTCGACGTTTCGAATCGCCGTCTTGATTTGCTCGTGGAAGATGCTGATCTCGCGCGTCGGCGGGAATCGTGGCGACCGCCCGATCCGCCCGCGCGCGGCTATCGCTGGCTGCACGCCCGGCACGTCACGCAGGCGCACCTCGGCGCGGATCTGGACTTCTGCTAG
- a CDS encoding NAD-dependent succinate-semialdehyde dehydrogenase: MNAPTEMFIDGCWTAASSGARMNVLNPATEDVVGSVPVATADDLDRALAAANDAWKSWRDVDAWTRSAKIRHAAALIRERTEDIARTLTTEQGKPLAEARAEVHAAADQFDWFADEARRIYGRVIDGHSRAHRLMVIRQPIGPVAAFTPWNFPALLPSRKIAPALAAGCSVILKPAEESPFTAFALAKACEDAGIPPGVVNVVTGDPAAISTHLIRSPIIRKVSLTGSVPVGRELLRLAAEGIKPVTMELGGHSPVLVFDDADIEHAATVAARAKFRNNGQVCICASRFFVQERVADSFTRRFVEITKSLRVGDGMDDATEVGPLANRRRLDATEALLADAVGKGARVACGGTRPPGRDRGFFFLPTVLTDVNRTMDILTHEPFCPIAPIATFTDLEDGLALANDTEYGLAAYVFTQNTRTAFLAAEGIEAGMVGINNMVIAAAEIPFGGIKQSGFGREGGNEGIEAYTVTKYVNFLL, encoded by the coding sequence ATGAATGCGCCCACGGAAATGTTTATCGATGGATGCTGGACCGCGGCCTCTAGCGGCGCGCGGATGAATGTGCTCAACCCCGCGACGGAAGACGTGGTCGGCAGCGTGCCCGTCGCGACGGCGGACGATCTGGATCGCGCACTTGCGGCGGCCAACGACGCGTGGAAATCGTGGCGCGATGTGGACGCCTGGACGCGCAGCGCAAAAATCCGCCACGCGGCGGCGCTGATCCGCGAGCGAACGGAGGACATCGCCCGCACGTTGACCACGGAGCAGGGCAAGCCGCTAGCTGAGGCCCGCGCGGAGGTTCACGCCGCCGCCGACCAGTTCGACTGGTTCGCCGACGAGGCGCGGCGCATCTACGGGCGAGTCATCGATGGCCATTCGCGGGCGCATCGGCTGATGGTGATCCGCCAGCCCATCGGTCCCGTCGCCGCGTTCACGCCGTGGAATTTTCCCGCGCTGCTGCCGTCGCGAAAAATCGCGCCCGCGCTCGCAGCCGGATGCTCCGTGATCCTGAAGCCCGCGGAGGAATCGCCGTTCACCGCATTCGCGCTCGCCAAGGCGTGCGAAGACGCGGGAATTCCGCCGGGCGTCGTCAACGTCGTCACGGGCGATCCCGCCGCGATCAGCACGCACCTCATCCGTTCGCCCATCATTCGCAAGGTCAGCCTCACCGGCTCGGTGCCCGTGGGGCGCGAGCTGCTGCGTCTCGCGGCGGAAGGCATCAAGCCCGTCACGATGGAACTCGGCGGGCATTCGCCGGTCCTCGTCTTCGACGACGCGGACATCGAGCACGCGGCGACCGTGGCCGCGCGCGCGAAGTTTCGCAACAACGGGCAGGTGTGCATCTGCGCGAGCCGGTTCTTCGTGCAAGAGCGCGTCGCGGATTCATTCACGCGCCGGTTCGTGGAGATTACCAAGTCGCTGCGCGTGGGCGACGGCATGGACGACGCGACGGAGGTCGGGCCGCTTGCGAACAGGCGACGACTCGACGCCACCGAGGCGCTGTTGGCCGACGCGGTGGGCAAGGGCGCGCGCGTTGCGTGCGGGGGAACTCGCCCGCCGGGTCGTGACCGCGGGTTTTTCTTTTTGCCGACGGTGCTGACCGACGTGAACCGCACCATGGACATCTTGACACACGAGCCGTTCTGCCCGATCGCGCCGATCGCGACCTTCACCGATCTCGAAGACGGCCTCGCGCTCGCCAACGACACGGAATATGGCCTCGCGGCATATGTCTTCACGCAGAACACGCGCACGGCGTTTCTCGCGGCGGAGGGGATCGAGGCGGGGATGGTCGGCATAAACAACATGGTCATCGCCGCGGCGGAGATCCCCTTCGGCGGCATCAAGCAATCGGGCTTCGGTCGCGAGGGCGGCAACGAGGGCATCGAGGCGTACACGGTGACGAAGTACGTGAACTTCCTCCTGTAG
- a CDS encoding thiamine pyrophosphate-binding protein: MSGESIARARIERAFAISRAGGLDAAISSGAIPVRIDATLAELIVLGLLRQNVSRYVTVLGHGSTELGEVLRIYESAGLLRTFGVRSEVEASHAAAALRWVTGEKAAVVTSIGPGALQALAASIAPASDGLGVWYLFGDETTQDEGPNMQQIPREEQGLFTRLCATMGDAYSLHTPWALATALRRGLARVDDPHSPGPFYLLMPLNTQPAELRGFHLDELPCGAPPKLGASQDEVAYGEAVSVLRTASRVTLKIGAGARFAGDSIARFLDLTHAVAALSPRSTGAIAFAHPRNMQVGGSKGSISGNFAMEQADLVVVLGSRAVCQSDCSRTGYLNARHVININTDARAAMHYSRTTALVGDAGPTLDRLCDLLEADPIPRTQERAAWLDACAARRAEWEAFKRARYDAPTLHDGVWNEPVLTQPAAIKLITDLARERGAITFFDAGDVQANGFQLVEDDRPGRTFTETGASYMGFATSALLATALSKKVPYSIVLTGDGSFTMNPQALSDGVQHGARGCVVVLDNRRMAAISGLQWAQYGHDHATNDRVAVDYVAWGAAIGGVRAIFGGKTPDELRRALDEAFAFDGVSLVHVPVYCGANELGGLGAFGRWNVGNWVEDTQRLRHELGL; the protein is encoded by the coding sequence ATGAGTGGGGAGTCGATCGCCCGCGCGCGCATTGAGCGTGCATTTGCCATCTCTCGGGCCGGCGGTCTGGACGCCGCGATCTCATCGGGCGCGATTCCGGTCAGAATCGACGCGACGCTCGCCGAGCTCATCGTTCTCGGACTCCTACGTCAGAACGTCTCCCGTTATGTCACCGTTCTCGGCCACGGTTCGACCGAATTGGGCGAGGTTCTGCGGATCTACGAGTCCGCCGGGCTGCTGCGGACCTTCGGCGTGCGCAGCGAGGTCGAGGCATCGCATGCGGCGGCGGCGCTACGCTGGGTAACGGGGGAAAAAGCGGCAGTCGTGACGTCGATCGGCCCGGGCGCGCTTCAGGCGCTCGCGGCGTCGATCGCGCCGGCGAGCGACGGTCTCGGCGTGTGGTACCTCTTCGGCGACGAAACCACGCAAGACGAAGGCCCGAACATGCAGCAGATCCCGCGCGAGGAGCAGGGGCTTTTCACGCGGCTATGCGCAACCATGGGTGACGCATACTCTCTTCACACGCCCTGGGCGCTGGCGACCGCGCTGCGTCGCGGTCTAGCGCGGGTGGATGATCCGCATTCTCCCGGGCCGTTCTACCTGCTGATGCCCCTCAACACGCAGCCCGCGGAACTGCGCGGCTTTCACCTCGACGAGTTGCCGTGCGGCGCGCCGCCCAAGCTCGGTGCGTCGCAGGACGAGGTCGCGTACGGCGAAGCGGTATCGGTCCTTCGCACCGCAAGCCGCGTGACGCTGAAGATCGGTGCGGGAGCGCGTTTCGCCGGTGATTCGATCGCACGCTTTCTGGATCTCACGCACGCCGTGGCGGCACTGTCTCCGCGCAGCACGGGCGCGATTGCCTTTGCACATCCGCGCAACATGCAGGTCGGCGGGTCGAAGGGCAGCATCAGCGGCAACTTTGCGATGGAGCAGGCGGATCTCGTGGTCGTGCTGGGATCGCGCGCAGTGTGCCAGTCGGACTGTTCGCGAACTGGCTACCTGAACGCGCGGCACGTCATCAACATCAACACCGACGCGCGCGCGGCGATGCACTACAGCCGCACCACGGCGCTGGTGGGCGACGCGGGTCCGACGCTCGATCGGCTCTGCGATCTGCTCGAAGCGGACCCAATTCCACGAACGCAGGAACGCGCCGCGTGGCTCGATGCGTGCGCAGCGAGGCGGGCGGAGTGGGAGGCGTTCAAACGCGCCCGCTACGATGCGCCCACGCTGCACGACGGTGTCTGGAATGAGCCCGTTCTGACGCAGCCCGCCGCGATCAAGCTCATCACCGATCTCGCGCGAGAGCGCGGAGCGATCACGTTTTTCGACGCGGGCGACGTGCAGGCGAATGGGTTTCAGCTCGTCGAGGATGACCGCCCGGGTCGAACTTTCACGGAAACGGGTGCGAGCTACATGGGTTTCGCGACGTCGGCGCTGCTTGCGACCGCACTGTCGAAAAAGGTTCCGTATTCCATCGTGCTCACGGGCGACGGGTCGTTCACCATGAACCCGCAGGCGCTTAGCGATGGCGTGCAACACGGCGCGCGGGGGTGCGTGGTGGTGCTCGACAACCGTCGCATGGCGGCGATCTCGGGCCTGCAATGGGCGCAGTACGGCCATGACCACGCGACGAATGACCGCGTGGCGGTGGACTACGTGGCGTGGGGCGCTGCGATCGGCGGCGTGCGGGCGATCTTCGGCGGGAAAACTCCCGACGAACTGCGCCGCGCGCTGGACGAGGCTTTCGCATTCGATGGCGTCTCGCTCGTTCACGTGCCCGTCTATTGCGGCGCGAACGAACTGGGCGGGCTCGGCGCGTTCGGGCGCTGGAACGTCGGCAATTGGGTTGAAGACACGCAGCGGTTGCGTCACGAGTTGGGACTCTGA
- a CDS encoding PilZ domain-containing protein codes for MTKKVFTTGEVARLLGININTVIKWFDDGEIEGFRLPNGSGRRIPLANLLRFMSFHGIPYDLLEESTPMRRRHRRVNCQWNGRVSVVNGHEYGPYEAHISDVSRGGARIRVVGQTLSIPMGEHTVTLGLSDGPLSGTVMHGRIAHLAGHDDGLLVGVEFQHLGDDETSRIERFVETHA; via the coding sequence ATGACCAAGAAGGTGTTCACGACGGGCGAGGTGGCCAGGCTTCTGGGCATCAACATCAACACCGTCATCAAGTGGTTCGACGACGGCGAGATCGAAGGCTTCCGTCTGCCCAACGGCAGCGGTCGGCGCATTCCGCTCGCCAACCTTCTGCGTTTCATGAGCTTCCACGGCATTCCGTACGATTTGCTCGAGGAATCGACGCCGATGCGCCGGAGGCATCGCCGCGTGAACTGTCAGTGGAACGGGCGCGTTTCCGTGGTGAACGGACACGAATACGGCCCTTACGAAGCACATATCTCCGACGTGTCGCGCGGCGGCGCGCGGATTCGGGTGGTCGGTCAGACACTCTCGATCCCCATGGGCGAACACACGGTCACACTTGGCCTCTCGGACGGTCCGCTGTCCGGGACGGTCATGCACGGACGCATCGCCCACCTCGCGGGCCACGACGACGGCTTGTTGGTCGGCGTGGAGTTCCAGCATCTCGGCGACGATGAGACGAGTCGCATCGAACGTTTCGTCGAGACCCACGCGTAG